From a region of the Arvicanthis niloticus isolate mArvNil1 chromosome 6, mArvNil1.pat.X, whole genome shotgun sequence genome:
- the Kcnj12 gene encoding ATP-sensitive inward rectifier potassium channel 12 isoform X1 has protein sequence MTAASRANPYSIVSSEEDGLHLVTMSGANGFGNGKVHTRRRCRNRFVKKNGQCNIEFANMDEKSQRYLADMFTTCVDIRWRYMLLIFSLAFLASWLLFGIIFWVIAVAHGDLEPAEGRGRTPCVLQVHGFMAAFLFSIETQTTIGYGLRCVTEECPVAVFMVVAQSIVGCIIDSFMIGAIMAKMARPKKRAQTLLFSHNAVVALRDGKLCLMWRVGNLRKSHIVEAHVRAQLIKPRVTEEGEYIPLDQIDIDVGFDKGLDRIFLVSPITILHEIDEASPLFGISRQDLETDDFEIVVILEGMVEATAMTTQARSSYLANEILWGHRFEPVLFEEKNQYKIDYSHFHKTYEVPSTPRCSAKDLVENKFLLPSANSFCYENELAFLSRDEEDEVATDRDGRSPQPEHDFDRLQASSGALERPYRRESEI, from the coding sequence ATGACCGCAGCCAGTCGGGCTAACCCCTACAGCATCGTATCATCAGAGGAGGACGGGCTGCACCTGGTTACCATGTCAGGCGCCAACGGTTTTGGCAATGGCAAGGTGCATACACGGCGCCGGTGCCGCAACCGATTTGTCAAGAAGAACGGTCAGTGCAACATTGAATTTGCTAACATGGATGAGAAGTCACAGCGCTACCTGGCTGACATGTTCACCACGTGTGTGGATATCCGCTGGCGCTACATGCTTCTCATCTTCTCTCTGGCCTTTCTTGCCTCCTGGTTGCTGTTCGGCATCATCTTCTGGGTCATTGCTGTCGCCCACGGAGACCTGGAGCCAGCCGAGGGTCGTGGCCGTACACCCTGTGTGCTGCAGGTCCATGGCTTTATGGcagcctttctcttctccattgAGACACAGACCACCATTGGCTACGGGCTACGCTGTGTGACTGAAGAGTGCCCGGTGGCCGTCTTCATGGTGGTGGCACAGTCCATTGTGGGTTGCATCATTGACTCCTTCATGATTGGTGCCATCATGGCCAAGATGGCACGGCCCAAGAAGCGAGCACAGACTCTGCTTTTCAGCCATAATGCCGTGGTGGCTCTGCGTGACGGCAAGCTCTGCCTCATGTGGCGTGTGGGCAACCTGCGCAAGAGCCACATCGTAGAGGCCCACGTGCGAGCCCAGCTCATCAAGCCCAGGGTGACAGAGGAGGGTGAGTACATCCCACTGGATCAGATCGACATTGATGTTGGCTTTGACAAGGGCCTAGACCGGATCTTCCTGGTATCACCCATCACCATCTTGCACGAGATTGATGAGGCTAGCCCACTGTTCGGCATTAGCCGTCAGGACCTCGAGACAGATGACTTTGAGATTGTGGTCATCCTAGAAGGCATGGTAGAGGCTACAGCCATGACCACACAGGCTCGCAGTTCCTACCTGGCTAATGAGATCCTATGGGGCCACCGCTTTGAGCCGGTGCTCTTCGAAGAGAAGAACCAGTACAAAATTGACTACTCACACTTCCACAAGACCTACGAGGTGCCATCTACACCCCGCTGCAGCGCCAAGGACCTGGTGGAGAACAAGTTCCTCCTGCCCAGTGCCAACTCTTTCTGCTACGAGAATGAACTGGCCTTCCTGAGCCGGGATGAGGAGGACGAGGTGGCTACAGACCGGGATGGCCGCAGCCCTCAGCCTGAGCATGACTTTGACAGACTGCAGGCCAGCAGTGGTGCCCTGGAGCGGCCCTACAGACGGGAGTCAGAGATTTGA
- the Kcnj12 gene encoding ATP-sensitive inward rectifier potassium channel 12 isoform X2: protein MTRWTSLKASRPHKPGSRDLAASPRRLSTPTLATFPWKAEEPGAEMSSQNGSRVPQPRQPSASWPRQKQHPTLQLRAPATQAHEVPPPGVSLGAGQGPPDPGMTAASRANPYSIVSSEEDGLHLVTMSGANGFGNGKVHTRRRCRNRFVKKNGQCNIEFANMDEKSQRYLADMFTTCVDIRWRYMLLIFSLAFLASWLLFGIIFWVIAVAHGDLEPAEGRGRTPCVLQVHGFMAAFLFSIETQTTIGYGLRCVTEECPVAVFMVVAQSIVGCIIDSFMIGAIMAKMARPKKRAQTLLFSHNAVVALRDGKLCLMWRVGNLRKSHIVEAHVRAQLIKPRVTEEGEYIPLDQIDIDVGFDKGLDRIFLVSPITILHEIDEASPLFGISRQDLETDDFEIVVILEGMVEATAMTTQARSSYLANEILWGHRFEPVLFEEKNQYKIDYSHFHKTYEVPSTPRCSAKDLVENKFLLPSANSFCYENELAFLSRDEEDEVATDRDGRSPQPEHDFDRLQASSGALERPYRRESEI, encoded by the exons ATGACCCGCTGGACGTCCCTCAAGGCCTCTAGGCCACACAAGCCTGGCTCCAGGGATCTGGCAGCCTCCCCACGGCGTCTGAGTACCCCAACCTTGGCCACCTTcccttggaaggctgaggaaCCCGGGGCTGAGATGTCTTCCCAGAATGGTTCCCGGGTTCCTCAGCCCCGCCAACCCTCTGCCTCCTGGCCTAGACAGAAACAGCATCCAACATTACAGCTCCGAGCCCCAGCTACACAGGCCCATG AAGTGCCCCCACCTGGAGTCAGCCTGGGGGCAGGCCAGGGTCCACCAGACCCCGGGATGACCGCAGCCAGTCGGGCTAACCCCTACAGCATCGTATCATCAGAGGAGGACGGGCTGCACCTGGTTACCATGTCAGGCGCCAACGGTTTTGGCAATGGCAAGGTGCATACACGGCGCCGGTGCCGCAACCGATTTGTCAAGAAGAACGGTCAGTGCAACATTGAATTTGCTAACATGGATGAGAAGTCACAGCGCTACCTGGCTGACATGTTCACCACGTGTGTGGATATCCGCTGGCGCTACATGCTTCTCATCTTCTCTCTGGCCTTTCTTGCCTCCTGGTTGCTGTTCGGCATCATCTTCTGGGTCATTGCTGTCGCCCACGGAGACCTGGAGCCAGCCGAGGGTCGTGGCCGTACACCCTGTGTGCTGCAGGTCCATGGCTTTATGGcagcctttctcttctccattgAGACACAGACCACCATTGGCTACGGGCTACGCTGTGTGACTGAAGAGTGCCCGGTGGCCGTCTTCATGGTGGTGGCACAGTCCATTGTGGGTTGCATCATTGACTCCTTCATGATTGGTGCCATCATGGCCAAGATGGCACGGCCCAAGAAGCGAGCACAGACTCTGCTTTTCAGCCATAATGCCGTGGTGGCTCTGCGTGACGGCAAGCTCTGCCTCATGTGGCGTGTGGGCAACCTGCGCAAGAGCCACATCGTAGAGGCCCACGTGCGAGCCCAGCTCATCAAGCCCAGGGTGACAGAGGAGGGTGAGTACATCCCACTGGATCAGATCGACATTGATGTTGGCTTTGACAAGGGCCTAGACCGGATCTTCCTGGTATCACCCATCACCATCTTGCACGAGATTGATGAGGCTAGCCCACTGTTCGGCATTAGCCGTCAGGACCTCGAGACAGATGACTTTGAGATTGTGGTCATCCTAGAAGGCATGGTAGAGGCTACAGCCATGACCACACAGGCTCGCAGTTCCTACCTGGCTAATGAGATCCTATGGGGCCACCGCTTTGAGCCGGTGCTCTTCGAAGAGAAGAACCAGTACAAAATTGACTACTCACACTTCCACAAGACCTACGAGGTGCCATCTACACCCCGCTGCAGCGCCAAGGACCTGGTGGAGAACAAGTTCCTCCTGCCCAGTGCCAACTCTTTCTGCTACGAGAATGAACTGGCCTTCCTGAGCCGGGATGAGGAGGACGAGGTGGCTACAGACCGGGATGGCCGCAGCCCTCAGCCTGAGCATGACTTTGACAGACTGCAGGCCAGCAGTGGTGCCCTGGAGCGGCCCTACAGACGGGAGTCAGAGATTTGA